From Thalassococcus sp. S3, one genomic window encodes:
- the thrS gene encoding threonine--tRNA ligase — protein sequence MAAKDSLISLSLPDGNARSYPAGINALQVAADISPSLAKKAISATVDGQHWDLAWPLEADASIAIHTMKDEAQANELVRHDLAHIMARAVQEIWPSTRVTIGPVIENGWYYDFDREEPFTPEDLGLIEKKMKEIINKREPITTEIWDRARAIEFYKANNEPYKVELIEAIPGDEPLRMYWHGHWQDLCRGPHLQHTGQVPGDAFKLMSIAGAYWRGDSNRPMLQRIYGVAFTGKEKLKAHLHMLEEAAKRDHRKLGREMDLFHMQEEAPGQIFWHPNGWTIYTELQDYMRRAQRQGGYVEVNTPQVVDRKLWEASGHWEKYQENMFIVEVDEDHAREKAVNALKPMNCPCHVEIFKQGLKSYRDLPLRMAEFGSCARYEPSGALHGIMRVRGFSQDDGHIFSTEEQIEPECARFIDFLTAVYKDLGFESFKVKFSDRPETRAGSDLVWDKAEAALLAATRAAGVEPEMNPGEGAFYGPKLEFVLTDALGRDWQCGTFQVDFVLPERLDATYIGADGGKHRPVMLHRACLGSFERFIGILIEEHAGKLPFWLAPRQVVVASIISDADDYVHEVVAALKAAGVRAEADIRNEKINYKVREHSVGKVPVILAIGGREVEERTVTVRRLGEKQTKVEPLEAVTKALAADATPPDLL from the coding sequence ATGGCCGCCAAAGACAGTCTCATCTCTCTCTCCCTTCCCGACGGCAATGCGCGCAGCTATCCGGCCGGCATCAACGCGCTTCAGGTTGCCGCCGATATCTCCCCCTCGCTGGCCAAAAAGGCGATCAGTGCGACCGTCGATGGCCAGCATTGGGATCTGGCCTGGCCGCTGGAAGCGGATGCCAGCATCGCCATTCACACCATGAAGGACGAAGCGCAGGCCAACGAACTCGTACGCCACGACCTCGCCCATATCATGGCCCGCGCGGTGCAGGAGATCTGGCCGTCTACCCGCGTCACCATCGGCCCGGTGATCGAAAACGGCTGGTATTACGACTTCGACCGGGAGGAGCCCTTTACCCCCGAAGATCTCGGCCTGATCGAAAAGAAGATGAAAGAGATCATCAACAAGCGCGAACCGATCACCACCGAAATCTGGGACCGCGCGCGCGCGATCGAATTCTACAAGGCCAACAACGAACCCTATAAAGTCGAACTGATCGAAGCGATCCCGGGGGACGAGCCGCTGCGCATGTACTGGCACGGCCATTGGCAGGACCTCTGTCGTGGTCCGCACCTCCAGCATACCGGCCAGGTGCCGGGCGATGCGTTCAAGCTGATGTCCATCGCGGGCGCCTATTGGCGGGGCGATTCAAACCGCCCGATGCTGCAACGCATTTACGGCGTGGCCTTCACCGGCAAGGAAAAGCTGAAAGCGCACTTGCACATGCTGGAGGAGGCCGCCAAGCGCGACCACCGCAAGCTGGGCCGCGAGATGGATCTGTTTCACATGCAGGAAGAGGCGCCAGGCCAGATCTTCTGGCATCCAAATGGTTGGACTATTTACACTGAATTGCAGGATTACATGCGCCGCGCGCAGCGCCAGGGCGGCTATGTCGAGGTCAATACCCCCCAGGTCGTCGATCGCAAACTGTGGGAAGCCTCTGGCCATTGGGAAAAGTACCAGGAGAACATGTTCATCGTCGAAGTGGACGAGGATCATGCCCGCGAAAAGGCGGTCAACGCGCTCAAGCCGATGAACTGTCCCTGCCATGTCGAGATCTTCAAGCAGGGGCTCAAATCCTACCGCGACCTGCCCTTGCGCATGGCCGAATTCGGCTCTTGCGCGCGCTATGAGCCGTCGGGCGCCTTGCATGGCATCATGCGGGTACGGGGCTTTTCTCAGGACGACGGGCATATCTTCTCGACCGAAGAGCAGATCGAGCCGGAATGCGCCCGCTTCATCGACTTCCTGACCGCGGTCTACAAGGACCTGGGCTTTGAGAGCTTCAAGGTGAAATTCTCTGACCGGCCCGAAACCCGCGCCGGCTCAGACCTGGTCTGGGACAAGGCCGAAGCCGCGTTGCTTGCAGCCACCCGCGCCGCCGGCGTGGAGCCTGAGATGAACCCGGGCGAAGGGGCCTTCTACGGTCCGAAGCTGGAGTTTGTTCTGACCGACGCGCTGGGACGCGACTGGCAATGCGGCACCTTCCAGGTGGATTTCGTCCTGCCCGAACGGCTCGACGCGACTTACATTGGCGCCGATGGCGGAAAGCACCGACCCGTCATGCTGCACCGGGCCTGCCTTGGTTCATTCGAACGCTTCATCGGCATCCTGATCGAGGAACATGCCGGCAAACTGCCTTTCTGGCTGGCGCCTCGTCAGGTCGTGGTGGCCTCCATCATCTCTGACGCGGACGACTATGTGCATGAGGTGGTTGCTGCGCTGAAAGCTGCGGGTGTCCGGGCCGAGGCCGATATTCGCAACGAGAAAATCAACTACAAGGTCCGTGAACATTCGGTGGGCAAGGTCCCTGTCATTCTCGCCATTGGTGGACGTGAAGTGGAAGAGCGCACCGTGACCGTGCGCCGTCTGGGCGAAAAACAGACCAAGGTGGAGCCGTTGGAGGCTGTAACAAAAGCCCTCGCAGCGGACGCGACCCCACCTGACCTTCTGTAA
- a CDS encoding DUF2282 domain-containing protein, which yields MSNTVKTLAVAGAVAAAMTGYTTTAEAQAKEKCFGVSLAGQNDCAAGPGTTCAGTSTVDYQGNAWTLVDAGTCTTIDLPAMADGTERQGSLEELDRDLPA from the coding sequence ATGTCCAACACCGTAAAAACACTCGCCGTTGCAGGCGCCGTTGCCGCTGCCATGACCGGTTACACCACCACCGCCGAAGCCCAGGCCAAAGAGAAATGCTTTGGCGTGAGCCTGGCTGGCCAGAACGATTGCGCCGCAGGCCCGGGCACGACCTGCGCCGGCACATCCACCGTCGACTATCAGGGCAACGCCTGGACCCTCGTGGACGCGGGCACCTGCACCACGATCGACCTGCCCGCCATGGCCGACGGGACCGAGCGTCAGGGCTCGCTGGAAGAGCTGGACCGCGACCTGCCGGCATAA
- a CDS encoding DUF692 family multinuclear iron-containing protein translates to MLDAMSPHDRLPDRPGVGYKPQHFSALTSDAGSVGWLEIHAENYMGDGGRPLAQLRHLAEQFPISVHGVGLSIGGEGALDADHLARLKKLVGWLNPASFSEHLAWSTHDSHFLNDLLPLPYTNATLTRVAEHIDQVQEVVGRRMLLENPSSYLAFDESTWSETDFLAEISRRTGCGLLLDVNNVFVSATNLGYSPQGYIDAYPLEKVGEIHLAGHDEDEDDHGAPLLIDSHGREVADPVWALLDHTLDRSGPKPVLVEWDTDVPDWPILEAEAARAARALARIPILS, encoded by the coding sequence ATGCTGGATGCCATGTCCCCCCATGACCGCCTGCCCGACCGACCCGGCGTAGGCTATAAGCCCCAGCATTTTTCGGCGCTCACCTCGGATGCGGGATCGGTCGGCTGGCTGGAAATCCATGCCGAAAATTATATGGGCGATGGCGGCCGTCCCCTCGCTCAACTCCGCCACTTGGCCGAGCAATTTCCTATTTCCGTCCATGGCGTCGGCCTCTCAATCGGGGGCGAAGGTGCGCTGGATGCCGATCACCTCGCACGGCTGAAAAAGCTGGTGGGTTGGCTGAATCCTGCGAGTTTTTCCGAACACCTTGCCTGGTCCACCCATGACAGCCATTTCCTGAACGATCTGCTGCCCCTGCCCTATACCAACGCTACCCTGACCCGCGTGGCTGAGCACATCGATCAGGTGCAGGAGGTCGTGGGCCGCCGCATGCTGCTGGAAAACCCCTCCAGCTACCTTGCCTTCGACGAAAGCACGTGGTCCGAGACAGATTTTCTGGCCGAGATCAGCCGCCGCACCGGATGCGGGCTGCTTTTAGACGTGAACAACGTTTTCGTCTCCGCCACCAATCTGGGCTATTCTCCGCAGGGCTATATCGACGCGTATCCGCTGGAGAAAGTCGGCGAAATTCATTTGGCGGGCCATGACGAGGATGAAGACGACCACGGCGCACCGCTTTTGATCGACAGCCATGGTCGCGAAGTGGCCGATCCGGTCTGGGCGCTCCTCGACCACACGCTCGACCGCTCCGGCCCCAAACCCGTTCTCGTTGAATGGGATACAGACGTGCCCGACTGGCCCATCCTCGAAGCTGAAGCCGCCCGTGCCGCCAGGGCACTGGCCCGGATCCCGATCCTGTCATGA
- a CDS encoding DNA-binding domain-containing protein, whose amino-acid sequence MTVSQSLFTTGLLDPAEPVPEGLSDGQAQPAGRRFNVYRNNVAVSLTEALHTGFPVIAKLLGRENMDGLSGLFLRAHPPSSPLMMHYGDAFPDFIAGLPQLSHLGYLPDVARLELALRRSYHAADAQPIVPETLAETPPDALMMATLTLAPSVEVIRSSWPIHAIWRFNTETDAPKPDAAAQDVLVTRPEFDPAPHVLPADGADFVETLRLGAPFGDALAAAGDGFDLTSTLGLLLAGNALTSLTLKD is encoded by the coding sequence ATGACTGTTTCGCAATCGCTTTTCACGACCGGGCTGCTCGATCCAGCGGAGCCCGTGCCAGAGGGCTTGTCAGATGGTCAGGCCCAGCCTGCGGGCCGTCGCTTCAACGTTTACCGCAATAATGTAGCCGTCTCGCTGACCGAAGCCTTGCATACCGGCTTTCCGGTTATCGCCAAGCTGCTGGGACGTGAGAACATGGATGGCCTCTCCGGCCTCTTCTTACGCGCCCACCCGCCCAGCTCTCCGCTCATGATGCATTACGGGGACGCGTTTCCAGACTTCATCGCTGGGCTGCCGCAGCTCTCCCATCTTGGCTACCTGCCCGATGTCGCGCGGCTGGAACTGGCCTTGCGCCGCTCCTACCACGCCGCCGACGCGCAGCCGATCGTCCCGGAAACGCTGGCCGAAACACCACCCGACGCGTTGATGATGGCCACGCTGACCCTTGCCCCCTCGGTCGAGGTCATCCGGTCCAGCTGGCCTATCCATGCCATCTGGCGCTTTAACACCGAAACAGACGCGCCCAAGCCCGACGCCGCGGCGCAAGACGTCCTCGTCACCCGCCCCGAATTCGACCCGGCCCCGCATGTCCTACCCGCGGATGGCGCGGATTTCGTCGAGACCCTCCGCCTCGGCGCGCCGTTCGGTGATGCGCTGGCCGCTGCAGGAGACGGCTTTGATCTTACCTCAACGCTCGGCCTGCTGCTTGCCGGGAATGCTCTCACCTCCCTGACCCTGAAAGACTGA
- a CDS encoding DoxX family protein produces the protein MSALISLHNAIFGRLDRAGDWILPTLARLVFVAVLLLYFWQSGITKLGDGILGFLFPSTGAYVQIFPRAMEAVTYDVSQLSLFHYLVVLAGTWAEFILPFLILIGLLSRLAAIGMIGFVVVQSLTDVYAHAMTDDKTLGALFDRLPDAVIWDQRTLWVFVLLVIVIKGAGPLSVDALLGRRAEPALA, from the coding sequence ATGTCCGCACTCATTTCGCTGCACAACGCCATCTTTGGACGCCTTGACCGCGCGGGCGACTGGATCTTACCCACGCTCGCCCGTCTCGTCTTTGTTGCCGTGCTGCTGCTCTATTTCTGGCAGTCTGGAATTACCAAACTGGGCGACGGCATTCTTGGGTTTCTCTTTCCGTCCACCGGGGCTTACGTGCAGATCTTCCCCCGCGCGATGGAGGCCGTGACATACGACGTCTCCCAACTCAGCCTCTTTCACTACCTTGTGGTGCTGGCTGGCACCTGGGCTGAGTTCATCCTGCCCTTCCTGATCCTGATCGGCCTGCTCTCGCGCCTCGCCGCGATTGGCATGATCGGCTTTGTCGTGGTCCAGTCCCTGACGGACGTTTACGCTCACGCGATGACCGACGACAAAACGCTGGGTGCCCTCTTTGATCGCCTGCCCGATGCCGTGATCTGGGATCAGCGCACGCTTTGGGTGTTTGTACTGCTCGTGATCGTGATCAAGGGCGCCGGACCGCTTTCGGTCGATGCGCTCCTTGGACGCCGGGCTGAACCCGCTCTGGCCTAG
- a CDS encoding arsenate reductase family protein encodes MELYGLKTCDTCRKALKSLSDVTFVDVRQEGVPEAILDRALAGFGDALLNTRSTTWRGLEEAERTKPPKDLLKTHPTLMKRPLIVDGEQLHLGWTAETRAALGVS; translated from the coding sequence TTGGAACTCTACGGATTAAAGACCTGTGACACTTGCCGGAAGGCCTTGAAATCCTTGTCGGACGTCACTTTTGTCGATGTCCGCCAAGAGGGGGTTCCAGAGGCAATACTGGACCGGGCGCTGGCGGGTTTTGGAGATGCATTGCTGAACACCCGCTCGACAACCTGGAGAGGACTGGAGGAGGCGGAACGGACGAAGCCGCCCAAGGACCTCCTGAAGACGCATCCGACCTTGATGAAGCGGCCGCTTATCGTGGATGGCGAGCAGTTGCATCTTGGCTGGACGGCGGAAACGCGGGCCGCGCTTGGCGTTTCGTGA
- a CDS encoding cold-shock protein — protein sequence MPTGTVKWFNTTKGYGFIAPDEGGKDVFVHISAVERSGLTGLADNQKVAYELQDGRDGRQMAGDLKPL from the coding sequence ATGCCAACCGGCACCGTGAAATGGTTCAATACCACGAAAGGCTACGGGTTTATTGCACCCGACGAAGGCGGCAAGGACGTATTTGTCCACATCTCGGCCGTCGAACGATCAGGCCTGACCGGCTTGGCCGATAATCAGAAAGTCGCTTACGAGCTTCAAGACGGTCGAGACGGCCGCCAAATGGCTGGCGACCTCAAACCCCTTTGA
- a CDS encoding cytochrome P450, with product MTTTTFALDLNAPPKGFVADPFPFYDQLLAETPVLPQPDGSVLLSSHADLEAVYKDTTRFISDKRAAFRPKFGDGTPLFEHHTTSLVFNDPPLHTRVRRIMTSALTPRAIQRMEPGLIETVDHLLGGLATHCDLIEDFASVIPIQIIGNLLDVPMEERGPLRNWSLAILGALEPRLTETQLAAGHRAVTEFKDYLSQLIARRRAEPGDPETDVLTRLIGGDGEGQLSEIELIQNCIFILNAGHETTTNLIGNGLALLNDYPEERAKLQADPALINSAVEEMLRFRSPNQFGNRETAEAVDIGGMRIEKGVNLHLCIGAANRDPKVFHDPQRFDITRKPNRHLAFAGGPHVCVGLTLARMEGRIALSRFLARYPDYCLEKGRVNGGRIRFRGYAKLPACL from the coding sequence ATGACCACAACGACATTCGCCCTGGATCTGAACGCGCCGCCGAAAGGCTTCGTGGCTGATCCGTTTCCGTTTTACGATCAGCTGCTAGCAGAGACACCCGTGCTACCGCAGCCTGACGGGTCGGTCTTGCTGTCGTCCCATGCGGATCTGGAGGCCGTCTACAAGGACACCACGCGGTTCATCAGCGACAAGCGGGCGGCGTTCCGGCCAAAGTTTGGAGATGGCACGCCGCTTTTTGAACATCACACCACCTCGCTCGTCTTTAACGATCCGCCACTGCACACGCGGGTGCGGCGGATTATGACCTCCGCGCTGACGCCGCGCGCCATCCAGAGAATGGAGCCGGGGCTGATCGAGACGGTGGATCATCTGCTCGGCGGGCTGGCGACGCATTGCGATCTGATCGAGGATTTCGCCAGTGTCATTCCAATTCAGATCATCGGCAATCTGCTGGATGTCCCGATGGAGGAGCGTGGACCCCTGCGCAACTGGTCGCTTGCCATTCTGGGCGCGCTGGAGCCGCGCCTGACGGAGACGCAATTGGCGGCAGGGCACAGGGCGGTGACCGAGTTCAAGGACTACCTGAGCCAGTTGATCGCCCGGCGGCGGGCGGAGCCTGGTGATCCTGAAACAGATGTGCTGACCCGCCTGATTGGGGGCGACGGAGAGGGTCAGTTGAGCGAGATCGAACTGATCCAGAATTGCATCTTCATCCTGAACGCGGGCCATGAGACCACGACAAACCTGATCGGCAACGGGCTGGCGCTGTTGAACGATTACCCCGAAGAACGCGCAAAGCTGCAGGCCGATCCGGCGCTGATCAACAGCGCGGTCGAGGAGATGCTGCGCTTTCGCTCGCCCAACCAGTTCGGCAATCGCGAGACGGCGGAAGCGGTCGATATCGGTGGCATGCGCATCGAAAAGGGCGTGAACCTGCATCTTTGTATCGGGGCCGCGAACCGGGATCCGAAAGTGTTTCACGATCCGCAGCGTTTCGACATCACGCGCAAGCCCAACCGGCATCTTGCCTTTGCCGGCGGGCCGCATGTCTGCGTGGGGCTGACGCTGGCGCGGATGGAGGGGCGGATCGCACTCTCTCGGTTTCTGGCGCGTTATCCCGATTATTGTTTGGAAAAGGGACGCGTGAACGGCGGACGCATCCGATTTCGGGGATATGCCAAACTTCCCGCATGCCTGTGA
- the thyX gene encoding FAD-dependent thymidylate synthase, translated as MPLSADQQAEIDALRSAPQPTLRVVAPGMEQHLYHAKPVLDHGFVRVIDYMGDDAAITQAARVSYGKGTKSVQNDEGLIRYLMRHWHSTPFEMCEIKMHVKLPVFVARQWIRHRTANVNEYSARYSILDREFYIPAPEHINAQSVVNNQGRGGVLEGEEAARVLEILKADSARCYDNYEAMISQDGQDGLARELARMNLPANIYTQWYWKVDLHNLFHFLRLRADAHAQYEIRVYAEKICKVVADWVPFAYRAFEDYRMGGAQLSATALDCVRRMLKGESVTQETSGMSKGEWREFEAIISD; from the coding sequence ATGCCGCTGTCTGCTGACCAACAGGCTGAAATCGACGCTTTGCGGTCCGCCCCGCAGCCGACCCTTCGGGTGGTGGCACCGGGCATGGAACAGCATCTCTATCACGCCAAACCGGTTTTGGATCATGGGTTTGTCCGGGTGATCGATTACATGGGCGACGATGCGGCGATCACGCAAGCGGCACGGGTGAGTTACGGCAAAGGCACCAAGAGTGTGCAGAACGACGAAGGTCTGATCCGCTATCTGATGCGGCACTGGCATTCGACGCCGTTCGAGATGTGCGAGATCAAGATGCACGTGAAGCTGCCGGTTTTCGTGGCCCGGCAGTGGATCCGGCACCGGACCGCGAACGTGAACGAATACTCGGCGCGTTATTCGATCCTGGATCGGGAATTCTACATACCGGCGCCGGAGCATATCAATGCGCAGTCCGTGGTGAACAATCAGGGCCGGGGCGGCGTGCTGGAAGGGGAGGAGGCCGCGAGGGTTCTGGAGATCCTGAAAGCAGATTCAGCCAGGTGCTACGACAATTACGAAGCGATGATCTCTCAGGACGGGCAAGATGGTCTGGCGCGCGAGTTGGCGCGGATGAACCTGCCGGCGAACATCTACACGCAATGGTACTGGAAGGTGGATCTGCATAACCTCTTTCATTTCCTGCGCCTGCGGGCGGATGCGCATGCGCAATATGAAATCCGGGTCTATGCCGAGAAGATCTGCAAGGTGGTCGCGGATTGGGTGCCCTTTGCCTATCGCGCGTTCGAAGATTACCGGATGGGTGGCGCGCAACTCAGCGCGACCGCGTTGGATTGCGTAAGGCGAATGCTCAAGGGCGAGAGCGTGACACAGGAAACGTCGGGTATGTCCAAGGGCGAATGGCGGGAATTCGAAGCGATCATCTCGGACTGA
- a CDS encoding tetratricopeptide repeat protein yields the protein MPHHPIRLRRLAATTLLAGLATFATALADPVRLSPDQLRLAASEALRVGQSQRAAEYAEALTERDADDITAHLIRSRALRDLGQIPEARQAARTAWSLADTKDERYSSALVMAQALSSGGQRTRAQLWLRRAIQAAPNESLSKKAIRDFKYVRATNPWSTRLTFSVTPDSNFNNGSSNRSPYRDYRFIWLDTGEPLEVIPDKSARALSGVEYAFANDTRYRFWETETRAHDLTIAVDLRLYSLSSDAKQIAPDKTGSDFSFYSLGLGYAHRGLNFDRKGEYRLTTEAGQSWYGGAGYTRFLRLSAGQDYATSRTNKIGSRLSFERQFGLRTHDLDTLRTDLTFGTRLKNGTRLNLVLTGAAATSPVQTQEFDELGLRAQLGLAKPVIGANVFFGLGVRSRRYDVSRYSLDGRQDLRTNADVTFVFSKLDYYGFNPTMTLSASQNESNISLFDSNRIGVNFGFQSAF from the coding sequence ATGCCGCATCATCCGATCAGGTTGCGCCGGCTGGCCGCAACGACCCTTTTGGCAGGCCTTGCGACCTTTGCAACAGCCTTGGCCGATCCGGTGCGCCTATCGCCGGATCAGCTGCGATTGGCGGCGTCCGAAGCGCTTCGCGTGGGACAATCGCAACGGGCGGCCGAGTATGCGGAGGCGCTGACGGAACGAGATGCCGACGACATCACGGCCCACCTGATCCGGTCCCGCGCCTTGCGCGATCTTGGACAGATCCCGGAGGCACGGCAGGCAGCGCGCACCGCGTGGTCGCTTGCGGACACGAAAGACGAACGTTACTCCAGCGCGCTTGTCATGGCGCAGGCGCTTTCGTCAGGCGGTCAACGGACACGCGCACAGCTTTGGCTGCGCCGGGCCATCCAGGCCGCCCCAAACGAGAGCTTGTCGAAGAAAGCAATCCGGGATTTCAAATATGTCCGCGCGACCAATCCCTGGTCTACGCGTCTGACGTTTTCCGTCACACCGGATTCAAACTTCAACAACGGCTCCTCTAACCGGTCCCCCTATCGGGACTACCGGTTCATCTGGCTGGATACGGGCGAGCCGCTCGAAGTGATCCCCGACAAAAGCGCGCGTGCCCTTTCCGGGGTCGAATATGCATTCGCCAACGACACGCGATATCGTTTCTGGGAAACAGAGACACGGGCGCATGACCTGACCATCGCGGTCGACTTGCGTCTTTATTCCTTGTCTTCGGATGCGAAACAGATTGCCCCTGACAAGACCGGCTCCGACTTTTCATTTTATTCGCTCGGACTTGGCTATGCGCATCGCGGTCTGAACTTTGATCGAAAAGGCGAATACCGACTGACGACGGAAGCCGGTCAGAGCTGGTACGGGGGCGCCGGATACACAAGGTTTCTGCGGCTGAGTGCCGGCCAGGATTATGCGACATCCCGTACCAACAAGATCGGCAGCCGTTTGTCCTTTGAACGGCAGTTTGGCCTCAGAACACACGACCTCGACACGCTGAGGACCGATCTGACTTTCGGCACAAGGCTGAAAAACGGAACGCGGTTGAACCTGGTGCTCACCGGGGCTGCCGCAACCTCGCCCGTTCAGACGCAGGAATTTGACGAACTTGGCCTGCGCGCACAGCTTGGCCTCGCCAAACCCGTGATCGGTGCCAATGTCTTTTTCGGTCTGGGCGTACGCTCGCGCAGGTACGACGTGTCGCGATACAGTCTTGACGGTCGGCAGGATCTGCGCACCAACGCGGATGTCACTTTCGTTTTTTCCAAGCTGGATTACTACGGGTTCAACCCGACGATGACCCTCTCTGCCAGCCAGAACGAGAGCAATATCAGTCTCTTTGACTCCAACCGTATCGGTGTCAATTTCGGCTTCCAGTCAGCCTTCTAG
- a CDS encoding VOC family protein, giving the protein MGLTYLHTMVRVKDLETSIAFYELLGLKKTRQYDNEKGRFTLVFMAPPGQEECPVELTYNWDGDDALPSDSRHFGHLAYRVDNIYETCQHLMDNGVTINRPPRDGHMAFVRSPDNISVELLQAGDALPAAEPWASMENTGHW; this is encoded by the coding sequence ATGGGTTTGACTTATCTTCATACGATGGTGCGGGTGAAAGACCTTGAGACGTCGATTGCGTTCTACGAGTTGCTGGGGCTCAAGAAAACGCGCCAGTACGACAACGAAAAAGGTCGTTTCACGCTGGTTTTCATGGCGCCCCCGGGGCAGGAGGAATGCCCGGTGGAGTTGACGTATAATTGGGACGGTGACGACGCGCTTCCCAGCGACAGTCGGCATTTCGGGCATCTGGCTTACCGCGTGGACAACATTTACGAGACCTGCCAGCACCTGATGGACAACGGCGTGACCATCAACCGGCCACCCCGGGATGGGCACATGGCCTTTGTCCGCTCGCCGGACAACATATCGGTGGAGCTTTTGCAGGCCGGCGATGCGTTGCCTGCGGCAGAGCCCTGGGCGAGCATGGAAAACACCGGACATTGGTGA